In one Solanum lycopersicum chromosome 11, SLM_r2.1 genomic region, the following are encoded:
- the THM16 gene encoding myb-related transcription factor — MGRQPCCDKVGLKKGPWTAEEDKKLINFILNNGQCCWRAVPKLAGLLRCGKSCRLRWTNYLRPDLKRGLLSEYEEKMVIDLHAQLGNRWSKIASHLPGRTDNEIKNHWNTHIKKKLKKMGIDPITHKPLSTITIDHTNTLEQENQPIEEEKNQDILLAQMDIESSSIDQSTIAKIKSEDDNNNNNNNTMATNCANNFDSTIVEVNNNGFCIDEVPLIEPHEILVQESTPSTSSSSFSSSSSSNILEDLKFLSSFDEWPLMENNNNNNVGFGWEINNDFSSTLDFLLEDDHSDMMNNVTFDESWKFEQLL, encoded by the exons atGGGGAGACAACCTTGTTGTGACAAAGTTGGATTGAAGAAAGGTCCATGGACAGCTGAGGAAGACAAGAAACTCATTAACTTCATTCTCAATAATGGACAATGTTGTTGGAGAGCTGTCCCTAAATTAGCAG GGTTATTGAGATGTGGAAAGAGTTGTAGATTAAGATGGACAAATTATTTAAGACCAGATTTGAAGAGAGGACTTTTATcagaatatgaagaaaaaatggTTATTGATCTTCATGCTCAGCTTGGAAATAG GTGGTCAAAAATTGCCTCTCATTTACCTGGAAGAACAGATAACGAAATAAAAAATCACTGGAATACACACATCAagaagaagttgaagaaaatgGGGATTGATCCAATCACTCACAAGCCACTCTCCACTATCACTATTGACCATACAAACACATTAGAACAAGAAAATCAAccaattgaagaagaaaaaaatcaagatataTTATTGGCACAAATGGATATCGAAAGTAGTTCAATTGATCAATCAACTATTGCAAAGATCAAATCAGAAGacgataacaataacaataataataacaccaTGGCAACGAATTGCGCTAATAATTTTGACTCAACCATAGTGGAAGTCAACAATAATGGCTTTTGTATTGATGAAGTTCCATTGATTGAACCTCATGAGATTTTAGTCCAAGAATCAACTCCATCAACATCATcctcttcattttcatcatcatcatcatccaacATTCTTGAAGATTTGAAGTTTTTGTCAAGCTTCGATGAATGGCCATTaatggaaaataataataacaacaatgtGGGATTTGGATGGGaaattaataatgattttagCAGCACATTGGATTTTTTGCTTGAGGATGATCATAGTGACATGATGAATAATGTTACATTTGATGAATCTTGGAAGTTTGAGCAACTCTTGTGA